Proteins encoded by one window of Teretinema zuelzerae:
- a CDS encoding glycoside hydrolase family 5 protein — MKAEALFTVDGLYIRDRFGRVVLPRGCNLGGDSKIPFAPPGNPLDYDVSFVGRPFPEQDAADHFARLAEWGFTFLRFVVTWEAVEHAGPGVYDEEYLSYVRAILKKAEEFGISVFIDPHQDVWSRWTGGDGAPAWTLEAAGFDLSRIAQTGAAFTVQSQGADYRPMSWGMNYLRYANATMWTLFFGGNAFAPGRYIMGVPAQEWLQSHFIDAMNHTARRLKDCAAIVGFGTLNEPHMGYIGLKDLASHQRVTASGGAVPSALDTMASASGFSRNVRRVAMAGALPQKGLETLNPDGVSLFREGFGCPWMEAGVWGIENGEPVAKKNSWFSTAPDGRSYDFAQDFLKPFQLRYMETLSKKHEHYIFFIEGVPMGNRSRWMSGEAVRKDGKPFAMVEAFHWYDGLTLLFKKWRPWLMADGETGKVSVGPRKAVESVMNQIDRMASYPRSEGIPALLGEFGVQFDLDGGKSFKTGDWSAQEEALGVYYDAVDASLLPSTIWNYSASNTNEAGDGWNTEDLSLYSISQGGGRAVKGFCRPYAMAVAGVPAKMRFDRKKREFVFEWDAVPADGEAGITEIYVPKAWYSDGWKSDFKGESAVVEERPEANRLFVTVKNPGRARVVVTPAGKEGRA; from the coding sequence ATGAAGGCAGAAGCACTGTTCACCGTGGACGGCTTATATATCCGCGACAGGTTCGGCAGAGTGGTTCTGCCGCGGGGATGCAATCTGGGCGGGGACAGCAAGATTCCCTTCGCTCCGCCGGGAAACCCCCTCGACTACGATGTGTCTTTCGTGGGCAGGCCTTTCCCCGAACAAGATGCGGCTGATCATTTTGCCCGTCTTGCCGAGTGGGGATTTACCTTCCTTCGATTCGTCGTTACCTGGGAAGCGGTTGAACACGCGGGACCCGGAGTCTACGACGAAGAGTATCTCTCCTATGTACGGGCTATCCTGAAAAAAGCTGAAGAATTCGGAATATCGGTATTCATCGATCCCCATCAGGATGTGTGGAGCCGCTGGACCGGAGGCGACGGAGCCCCTGCCTGGACTCTCGAGGCTGCCGGCTTCGACCTGTCCCGCATCGCACAAACGGGGGCCGCGTTCACTGTTCAATCTCAGGGGGCGGATTACCGGCCGATGTCCTGGGGCATGAATTACCTGCGATACGCAAACGCGACCATGTGGACCCTGTTCTTCGGCGGAAACGCGTTTGCCCCCGGCCGGTATATTATGGGCGTCCCAGCTCAGGAATGGCTGCAGTCTCATTTCATAGACGCTATGAATCATACGGCCCGCAGGCTCAAGGACTGCGCGGCGATAGTCGGCTTCGGCACCTTGAACGAACCGCACATGGGATACATCGGATTGAAGGATTTGGCCTCGCATCAACGCGTTACCGCTTCAGGCGGCGCCGTCCCTTCGGCGCTCGATACAATGGCCTCCGCTTCGGGCTTTTCGCGCAATGTCCGCCGGGTCGCGATGGCCGGGGCTCTGCCGCAAAAGGGTCTGGAAACCCTGAATCCTGACGGCGTCTCGCTCTTTCGCGAGGGATTCGGCTGTCCCTGGATGGAAGCAGGGGTATGGGGAATCGAAAACGGGGAACCGGTTGCAAAGAAAAACTCCTGGTTCTCCACCGCTCCCGACGGCCGTTCGTACGATTTCGCGCAGGATTTCCTGAAGCCTTTCCAGCTCAGGTACATGGAAACGCTTTCTAAAAAACACGAACACTATATCTTTTTCATCGAAGGCGTGCCGATGGGGAACAGGTCTCGATGGATGTCCGGAGAGGCTGTGCGAAAAGACGGAAAGCCGTTTGCGATGGTCGAGGCTTTTCACTGGTACGACGGACTTACTCTGCTTTTCAAAAAATGGCGGCCCTGGCTTATGGCGGACGGAGAAACCGGAAAAGTCAGCGTAGGTCCGCGCAAGGCGGTCGAAAGCGTGATGAATCAAATCGATCGCATGGCCTCGTATCCGCGTTCTGAGGGGATTCCCGCGTTGCTGGGCGAGTTCGGCGTTCAATTCGATCTCGACGGAGGAAAGTCTTTTAAAACGGGGGACTGGTCGGCTCAGGAAGAAGCTCTCGGCGTGTATTACGACGCGGTCGATGCATCGCTTCTTCCGTCCACTATCTGGAATTATTCCGCTTCCAACACGAATGAAGCCGGGGACGGCTGGAATACGGAGGATCTTTCTTTGTATTCGATTTCCCAGGGCGGAGGCCGGGCGGTTAAGGGGTTCTGCCGGCCCTACGCGATGGCCGTTGCCGGCGTTCCGGCGAAAATGCGTTTCGACAGAAAGAAGCGCGAGTTCGTTTTTGAATGGGACGCCGTTCCGGCAGACGGGGAAGCTGGAATCACCGAAATCTATGTTCCGAAGGCGTGGTATTCAGACGGTTGGAAGTCCGATTTCAAGGGCGAATCTGCCGTGGTTGAAGAGCGGCCTGAAGCGAATCGCCTCTTCGTTACGGTAAAAAATCCGGGAAGGGCACGCGTTGTCGTTACGCCTGCCGGGAAAGAAGGCAGAGCGTAG
- a CDS encoding PTS sugar transporter subunit IIA, producing MNLKTVLTTDTVNLHLKGTSKEAIIDELLDVLVQAGKVKDKAAARACVLDRERKMSTGMKHGIAIPHGKTDSVDDLVACMGISETPVDFDSLDQEPCRIFIMTLSPVDKTGPHLQFLAEVSLLFKSAEKRQEILKTTDKSEVIRILTE from the coding sequence ATGAACCTGAAAACCGTGTTGACTACTGATACAGTCAATCTGCACCTCAAAGGAACCTCCAAAGAGGCGATCATCGATGAGCTGCTTGATGTCCTTGTCCAGGCAGGAAAAGTGAAAGATAAGGCTGCCGCTCGTGCATGCGTACTCGACCGTGAACGGAAAATGTCCACCGGTATGAAGCATGGTATCGCAATTCCCCATGGCAAGACTGACTCGGTTGACGATTTGGTTGCCTGCATGGGCATCTCCGAAACTCCCGTGGATTTTGATTCGCTGGATCAGGAACCGTGCAGAATATTTATTATGACTCTTTCTCCGGTAGATAAGACCGGTCCCCATTTGCAATTCCTGGCGGAAGTGAGCCTTCTGTTCAAGAGCGCCGAGAAGCGGCAGGAGATCCTCAAGACGACCGATAAGTCAGAGGTAATCCGCATTCTTACCGAATAG
- a CDS encoding radical SAM protein — translation MEKEYESCTLCPRNCGIDRNSGETGFCGETADIRVAWAGFHFGEEPPITGKNGSGTIFITGCNLRCAFCQNYQISQEGMGRVVTRDEFAELCLLLEREGAENINIVTGSHAIPGIATGLRLAKNKGLAVPVLWNTSAYETEEAIELLKGLVDGWMPDLKTLNPLLSESVFQAADYPSTAKKAIRKMVELSPLKKTAAGEGGYPQGKLLSGVIVRHLAIPGKLADTELVLKWFAEHLKGRAVLSLMTQYTPVKANPKNQTIDAFPNRLIQQNEYERLTEILSELDIEDGYMQELVEDTEWLPDFARPQPFSNELARPVWHWKSDR, via the coding sequence ATGGAAAAAGAATACGAGTCATGCACATTATGCCCCAGAAACTGCGGTATCGACCGAAATTCAGGAGAAACGGGATTTTGCGGCGAAACAGCCGATATTAGGGTCGCCTGGGCAGGATTTCACTTCGGCGAAGAGCCTCCGATAACCGGCAAAAACGGTTCCGGAACGATATTCATCACCGGATGCAATCTGCGTTGCGCTTTTTGCCAAAACTACCAGATTTCCCAGGAAGGCATGGGGAGGGTCGTAACGCGGGACGAATTCGCGGAGCTCTGCCTCCTCCTTGAACGCGAAGGAGCGGAAAACATCAATATCGTGACAGGCAGCCACGCTATTCCGGGAATAGCGACCGGCTTGCGGCTCGCGAAAAACAAAGGGCTTGCCGTTCCGGTGCTCTGGAACACATCGGCATACGAAACCGAAGAAGCGATTGAACTCTTGAAGGGGCTCGTCGACGGATGGATGCCGGATCTAAAAACACTGAACCCACTTCTTTCCGAATCGGTATTCCAAGCGGCCGATTATCCGTCTACGGCAAAAAAGGCAATCAGAAAAATGGTAGAACTCTCTCCGTTGAAGAAAACAGCTGCAGGAGAAGGCGGGTATCCCCAGGGGAAGCTGCTTTCCGGGGTCATCGTCCGCCATCTGGCGATTCCAGGAAAACTTGCAGATACGGAACTGGTGCTCAAATGGTTTGCCGAACATCTGAAAGGAAGGGCAGTGCTTTCCCTGATGACACAGTACACCCCCGTCAAGGCTAATCCGAAAAATCAAACCATAGACGCATTCCCGAACCGGCTCATCCAACAAAACGAGTACGAACGATTAACCGAAATTCTTTCAGAGCTCGATATCGAAGACGGGTACATGCAGGAATTGGTTGAGGATACCGAGTGGCTCCCAGACTTTGCCCGCCCGCAGCCCTTTTCAAACGAGCTGGCCCGGCCGGTCTGGCATTGGAAATCCGACAGGTAA
- a CDS encoding 4-alpha-glucanotransferase has protein sequence MQFPFMSQAVTGTAIPVGALRTDESVGCGEFLDLIPFAQFCNKAGMNLIQLLPVNDTGTESSPYSALSAFALHPLYIRLQDLPEAKSFKDDIAALRTAHAAAPRFDYKTLRNAKIDLLHRIFEKNEKQIVESRELADWIANNPWIVIYAVFMNLKRRNFDASWKAWDKLKNPTHAEIQDRWKSDKRKADHLFFAWVQMRLDEQFTLAVKECEKLGVALKGDIPIMMNEDSCDAWANPEFFRDDLRAGSPPDGSNPLGQNWGFPIYNWDNLEADDYSWWKARLRHAERYYHAYRIDHILGFFRIWSIPYGENSGALGWSNPQEFIASAELAELGFTGDRLRWIREPHVPTRAVEEVNNFDYLGSHGIMRVLMDRIGEEELWLFKDSVRCEQDIWNADIPHPVKEVLARSWRDRMILSTGRDAAGKPLYAPAWFFRESTAWKSLADWDKERFNALTAAKAAKNEQLWKEHAEKLLGTLTKSVKMLACAEDLGTIPETVPEVLGKLKILGLKVVRWERKWNENGQPFRDLADYPQLSVATTSVHDSSTMRGWWENEGGARGFLDKWNPDPSDGVAEDIRTNPTAYTPRAASFALKTIAAAKSSLFVIPFQDLLALSQYYAPRNSDDERINIPGSVTAFNWTWRIPAEISHFLGDRELISKIKEIAKQRS, from the coding sequence ATGCAATTCCCCTTCATGTCTCAAGCCGTAACAGGAACCGCGATTCCGGTTGGAGCCTTACGAACCGATGAAAGCGTCGGATGCGGCGAGTTCCTTGATCTCATACCCTTTGCACAGTTTTGCAATAAAGCCGGAATGAACCTCATCCAGCTTCTCCCCGTCAACGATACAGGCACGGAAAGCTCGCCCTACAGCGCACTCTCGGCCTTCGCCCTGCACCCCCTGTACATCAGGCTGCAGGACCTTCCCGAAGCCAAATCCTTCAAGGATGACATCGCCGCTCTCCGCACCGCGCATGCCGCGGCGCCGCGGTTCGACTACAAAACTCTTCGAAACGCGAAAATAGATCTCCTCCATCGGATCTTCGAAAAAAACGAAAAACAGATCGTCGAAAGCCGGGAATTGGCGGACTGGATCGCGAACAACCCCTGGATCGTCATTTACGCGGTGTTCATGAACCTGAAAAGACGCAATTTCGACGCTTCCTGGAAAGCCTGGGATAAATTGAAGAATCCTACCCATGCCGAGATTCAGGACCGATGGAAAAGCGACAAGCGCAAGGCTGACCATCTGTTCTTCGCCTGGGTACAGATGCGTCTGGACGAACAGTTTACCCTCGCGGTCAAGGAGTGCGAAAAACTCGGCGTCGCCCTGAAAGGCGACATTCCCATCATGATGAACGAAGATTCGTGCGACGCCTGGGCGAATCCGGAATTTTTCCGCGACGACCTGCGCGCAGGAAGCCCTCCCGACGGAAGCAATCCTCTGGGCCAGAACTGGGGCTTCCCCATCTACAACTGGGACAATCTAGAGGCCGACGATTACAGCTGGTGGAAGGCTCGCCTGAGACACGCTGAACGATATTACCATGCGTATAGAATCGATCACATTCTCGGTTTCTTCCGCATCTGGTCGATCCCGTACGGAGAAAACTCCGGCGCCCTGGGCTGGTCGAATCCGCAGGAATTCATCGCCAGCGCCGAGCTGGCGGAACTCGGCTTCACCGGCGACCGGTTGCGATGGATACGGGAGCCCCATGTCCCGACGAGGGCTGTAGAAGAAGTGAATAATTTCGACTATCTCGGAAGCCACGGAATCATGCGCGTCTTGATGGATAGAATCGGGGAAGAAGAACTCTGGCTATTCAAGGACAGCGTCCGCTGCGAGCAGGACATCTGGAACGCCGACATCCCGCATCCGGTAAAGGAAGTTCTCGCCCGGTCTTGGCGGGACCGCATGATCCTTTCTACGGGAAGAGACGCTGCGGGAAAACCGCTATACGCCCCGGCCTGGTTCTTCCGGGAATCCACCGCATGGAAGTCTCTGGCCGACTGGGATAAGGAACGCTTCAACGCGCTGACCGCCGCCAAGGCCGCGAAAAACGAACAGTTATGGAAAGAACATGCGGAAAAACTGCTGGGAACCCTGACGAAGTCGGTGAAGATGCTCGCCTGCGCGGAAGATCTGGGAACCATCCCGGAGACGGTGCCGGAGGTGCTCGGAAAGCTCAAGATTCTGGGACTCAAGGTTGTTCGCTGGGAACGGAAATGGAATGAAAACGGCCAGCCCTTCCGCGATCTCGCAGACTATCCGCAGTTGTCAGTCGCGACAACCTCTGTTCACGATTCCTCGACCATGCGGGGCTGGTGGGAAAACGAGGGCGGAGCGCGCGGCTTCCTCGACAAATGGAATCCGGATCCCTCCGACGGCGTCGCAGAGGACATTCGCACGAATCCGACCGCCTACACTCCCCGCGCGGCGTCCTTCGCTTTGAAGACTATTGCAGCGGCCAAGTCGAGTCTATTCGTCATACCGTTCCAGGATTTGCTCGCTCTTTCTCAATACTATGCGCCGCGGAATTCGGACGATGAAAGAATAAACATACCGGGAAGCGTTACCGCCTTTAACTGGACATGGCGCATTCCCGCCGAAATTTCGCATTTTCTGGGAGACCGGGAGCTAATCTCGAAAATCAAGGAAATCGCCAAGCAGCGCAGTTAA
- a CDS encoding alpha-amylase family glycosyl hydrolase, producing MKQDFRTRVLPIGAEKVGDFRVMEFHIRGEIRKKCEFNRSLFASSGNVIFTNQTEVHRFVKTYNRVMNSSNRPELFLKASQLNAMGLIDEIFHYICRLYRKDVRKSFFSGALAAMEKAIGKDRADGLLAAFASEFPPLGVYDGNDDAAAWLAKADGDGISHREIALEEMMMLRLANENPAFAPFFPLFEDSALKKNPDYEAVWDVLRSWSSANPPFGPEGRDLVSMFKAPVEYSPYDLKGQLDYIRTRWFALLGDWLLKLLSGLDFISEEEKAGWSGGVGSGTPDMDPYSFGDISKEYERFSPDREWMPNVMLMAKSVLVWLSQLTKKYNRPITRLDQIPDEELDFLASAGFTGLWLIGLWERSPASARIKQICGNPEAAASAYSLDDYEIAAELGGWEALSSLRHRAWKRGIRMASDMVPNHTGMDAKWVIEKPDLFVQTRDCPYPSYDFQGENLSHDGRVGIFLENKYYSKSDCAVVFKRVDNQTGDVRYIYHGNDGTGMPWNDTAQIDFLNPQAREEVIQKILHVARNFPIIRFDAAMVLAKKHIQRLWYPEPGAGGDIASRSRFAIGREEFEKRIPEEFWREVVDRCAREIPDTLLLAEAFWMMEGYFVRTLGMHRVYNSAFMNMLKREDNAKYRATIKNTIEFDPEILKRYVNFMNNPDEETAVTQFGKGDKYFGVCTMMVAMPGLPMFGHGQVEGFEEKYGMEYRKAYRDETPDEDLLNRHRHEIFPLMKKRYLFAGVEHFCLYDFYENGRINENVFAWSNRRGDERALIMFNNVYGQTSGWVRVSVPSAVKNPDGSKTLVQKTLAEGLGLQVKRDRFCIMQEQRSGLWYLRTTEEIASAGLYASLQGFQTQVFVNIHEIDDNEWGHYRALYDSLGGKGVRDIQMGIKNIFLKDLYDALQRVFSTENIDSIKNLFSTAKSEGISKELKEFLAETWKKPAENFYRVAADFLKTRAETAPIVEGKKIADSIEITKTAGKFLDSIEALATIHAEISENKNEAFPPKRIFDGGIRALDLAAAALCAGLRHLTIPPGNGTALADIVDLWSLDRKIADIFTDSGIGDGKTEEVLGIMKKTALIFNERKTGKKMGCKDYAALVFAHPEAGALAGVHEWDGIQWFNKERAESIIDLIASLALIGTIRDQDSKPLKTAEVKKNYASAQDMISESGYKTSFFPLPEIKAEMTKKPAGKSEKTAKKAAPKTAKTDKKSATTVDRKKASKTEPASKSVGAETKKPKK from the coding sequence ATGAAACAGGATTTTCGCACTCGAGTTCTTCCGATCGGCGCAGAGAAAGTCGGCGACTTCCGCGTAATGGAATTCCATATCAGGGGAGAAATCAGAAAGAAATGCGAGTTTAACCGGTCGCTCTTCGCCTCTTCGGGGAATGTGATTTTCACGAACCAGACAGAAGTTCATCGCTTCGTTAAAACGTATAACCGGGTAATGAACAGCAGCAACCGTCCCGAGCTCTTCCTGAAGGCGAGCCAGTTGAACGCGATGGGGCTCATAGACGAAATATTCCATTATATTTGCAGGCTCTATCGAAAAGACGTCAGAAAATCGTTCTTCTCCGGCGCGCTCGCCGCTATGGAAAAGGCGATCGGAAAGGATCGTGCAGACGGTTTGCTTGCCGCCTTTGCCTCGGAGTTTCCTCCTCTCGGAGTATACGACGGAAACGACGATGCCGCCGCATGGCTTGCAAAGGCTGACGGAGACGGAATATCCCACCGGGAGATCGCGCTCGAAGAAATGATGATGCTTCGGCTCGCAAACGAGAATCCGGCCTTCGCGCCGTTCTTCCCGCTGTTTGAAGACTCCGCGCTGAAGAAAAATCCCGACTATGAAGCAGTCTGGGACGTGCTTCGCTCTTGGTCTTCCGCGAATCCTCCGTTCGGTCCGGAAGGAAGAGACCTCGTTTCCATGTTCAAGGCTCCCGTGGAATATTCGCCCTACGACCTCAAGGGACAGCTCGATTACATCAGAACGAGATGGTTCGCCCTCCTCGGCGACTGGCTCTTAAAGCTCCTTTCAGGACTCGATTTCATTTCCGAAGAGGAAAAGGCCGGCTGGTCCGGAGGCGTCGGATCGGGAACTCCCGACATGGACCCCTACAGTTTCGGAGACATCAGCAAGGAATACGAGCGGTTCAGCCCGGACCGGGAGTGGATGCCGAACGTTATGCTTATGGCGAAAAGCGTTCTCGTGTGGCTGAGCCAGCTCACAAAGAAATACAACCGGCCTATAACCCGACTGGACCAGATACCGGACGAAGAACTCGATTTTCTCGCCTCGGCCGGATTCACCGGACTCTGGCTCATCGGTCTATGGGAGAGATCTCCCGCAAGCGCAAGAATCAAGCAGATTTGCGGAAACCCGGAAGCGGCCGCCAGCGCCTACAGTCTCGACGATTACGAAATAGCCGCTGAGCTTGGGGGATGGGAAGCCCTCTCGAGCCTTCGCCACCGCGCGTGGAAACGGGGCATCAGGATGGCTTCTGACATGGTGCCGAATCATACGGGCATGGACGCGAAATGGGTTATCGAAAAACCGGATCTCTTCGTCCAGACAAGAGACTGCCCCTACCCGTCCTACGACTTTCAGGGAGAAAACCTTTCCCATGACGGCAGGGTCGGCATATTCCTGGAGAATAAATACTACTCGAAATCGGATTGCGCCGTTGTATTCAAACGGGTCGACAACCAGACCGGGGACGTCAGATACATCTATCACGGAAACGACGGAACAGGAATGCCGTGGAACGATACGGCCCAGATCGACTTTCTCAATCCCCAGGCGAGAGAAGAGGTCATCCAGAAGATTCTCCATGTTGCGCGGAATTTTCCTATTATCAGATTCGACGCCGCGATGGTTCTCGCTAAAAAACACATACAGAGACTGTGGTATCCGGAGCCGGGAGCGGGAGGGGACATCGCGAGCCGCTCAAGATTCGCCATCGGAAGGGAGGAATTCGAAAAACGGATTCCCGAGGAGTTCTGGCGCGAGGTGGTGGACCGGTGCGCCAGGGAGATACCGGATACGCTGCTCCTTGCCGAAGCGTTCTGGATGATGGAAGGATATTTCGTCCGCACCCTCGGAATGCACCGCGTATACAACTCGGCCTTCATGAACATGCTAAAAAGAGAGGACAACGCGAAGTACCGCGCCACGATAAAGAATACGATCGAATTCGATCCTGAAATTCTCAAGCGGTACGTAAATTTCATGAACAACCCGGACGAGGAAACGGCGGTGACCCAGTTCGGCAAGGGAGACAAATACTTCGGCGTATGCACCATGATGGTCGCGATGCCCGGACTCCCCATGTTCGGGCACGGACAGGTCGAAGGCTTCGAGGAAAAATACGGAATGGAGTACCGCAAGGCGTATCGGGACGAAACGCCGGACGAAGATCTGCTAAACAGACACCGTCATGAAATATTCCCCCTCATGAAAAAACGATATCTGTTCGCGGGCGTGGAGCATTTCTGCCTCTACGATTTTTACGAGAACGGCAGGATCAACGAAAACGTCTTCGCATGGTCGAACAGGCGCGGAGATGAACGGGCCCTCATCATGTTCAACAACGTGTACGGCCAAACAAGCGGATGGGTCCGCGTATCGGTTCCTTCCGCGGTAAAGAATCCGGACGGATCGAAAACCCTGGTCCAGAAAACGCTGGCGGAAGGGCTCGGACTCCAGGTAAAGCGCGATAGATTCTGCATCATGCAGGAACAGCGTTCAGGATTATGGTATTTGCGAACCACCGAGGAAATCGCGTCTGCAGGGCTTTATGCGTCGCTGCAGGGCTTCCAGACGCAGGTATTCGTCAACATACATGAGATAGACGACAACGAATGGGGCCACTACCGGGCTCTCTACGACTCGCTCGGAGGAAAGGGCGTACGCGACATTCAGATGGGAATCAAGAATATTTTCCTGAAGGATCTCTACGACGCTCTTCAACGCGTATTCAGCACAGAAAATATCGACTCGATCAAGAACCTTTTCTCGACCGCGAAGTCCGAAGGAATCTCGAAAGAACTGAAAGAGTTTCTTGCAGAAACATGGAAAAAGCCTGCGGAAAATTTCTACCGGGTTGCCGCGGATTTTCTTAAAACAAGAGCGGAAACAGCGCCGATCGTCGAAGGAAAAAAGATCGCGGATTCAATTGAAATTACGAAAACTGCCGGAAAATTCCTCGACAGCATTGAAGCCCTTGCGACGATTCACGCCGAAATCAGCGAGAACAAAAACGAGGCCTTCCCGCCGAAACGCATATTCGACGGTGGCATACGCGCTTTGGATCTTGCCGCCGCCGCCCTTTGCGCGGGGCTCAGGCATTTGACGATTCCTCCGGGCAACGGAACCGCTCTGGCCGACATAGTCGACCTGTGGAGCCTCGACCGCAAAATCGCCGATATCTTTACGGATTCGGGAATAGGCGACGGGAAAACCGAAGAAGTACTCGGAATCATGAAAAAAACCGCGCTGATTTTCAACGAACGTAAAACGGGCAAGAAAATGGGATGCAAGGATTACGCGGCTCTTGTCTTCGCGCATCCGGAAGCAGGCGCTTTGGCCGGAGTTCATGAATGGGACGGAATACAGTGGTTTAACAAGGAACGCGCCGAATCGATCATCGATCTCATTGCGAGCCTTGCGCTCATCGGCACGATTCGCGATCAGGATTCGAAACCGCTGAAAACTGCCGAGGTCAAGAAGAACTATGCCTCAGCGCAGGACATGATCTCAGAATCCGGATATAAAACGTCGTTCTTTCCGCTTCCGGAAATAAAAGCCGAGATGACGAAAAAGCCGGCGGGCAAATCGGAAAAAACCGCGAAAAAGGCCGCCCCGAAAACCGCCAAGACTGATAAAAAGTCCGCAACAACCGTCGATAGAAAAAAAGCATCAAAAACGGAACCCGCTTCGAAAAGCGTCGGGGCTGAAACGAAGAAACCCAAGAAATAA
- a CDS encoding PALP domain-containing protein — MELVSTRNAEKKVSFRNAVLDCIPQDGGLFVPAREEDLRPWVLYMDENTKFSSIAGTLTSALLKEEFSPVVSERIAAAAFDLYSPELRQLDERTYSLELYHGPTGSHKDFGLLWFASALEHILTMEDRTSVVMAATSGLGGRSMAAAFAGKKRLKMILVFPKGSLVGLDPSVLAWNGGNILPVEVDGDLLDAKNLVRDMYKDRSIVEKYGLTLANTMNIGRLLPQVFFYMFAFTRLRRKVRGDIFYAVPSGNYGNLVAGLYAWKFSLPVNGFITDATAGLSCDATGRCSCLDSMVPLMRRGPADPASPSNLERLEQVFEVNPLMLRGLVFPAEVKPDAISGLMFDAWKKYGVMLDSATAAAYGASFGMQDRINSDEGTVVLVSKDHPAFESDKLRVACGQSPEQPEFLKLAREPIQGARLIAKDKSVLESILKDFA, encoded by the coding sequence ATGGAATTGGTCAGTACCCGCAATGCTGAAAAGAAAGTCAGTTTTAGAAATGCGGTTCTTGATTGTATACCCCAGGACGGCGGCTTGTTTGTTCCCGCCCGGGAAGAAGATCTTCGGCCCTGGGTCTTATATATGGATGAAAATACCAAATTCTCGTCGATCGCCGGCACCTTGACGTCTGCTTTGTTGAAGGAAGAGTTCAGCCCGGTCGTATCGGAGCGAATCGCCGCCGCCGCCTTCGATTTGTACAGTCCTGAATTACGGCAATTGGACGAAAGAACCTATTCCCTCGAGCTGTATCACGGACCGACGGGAAGCCATAAAGACTTCGGTCTGCTCTGGTTCGCCTCCGCTCTTGAGCATATTTTAACAATGGAAGATCGCACCTCCGTGGTTATGGCCGCGACATCGGGTTTGGGCGGCAGGAGCATGGCGGCCGCCTTCGCCGGAAAAAAACGGCTGAAGATGATTTTGGTGTTTCCAAAGGGTTCGCTCGTAGGACTCGATCCTTCCGTCCTTGCATGGAACGGCGGAAACATACTTCCCGTCGAAGTGGACGGAGACCTGCTCGATGCCAAGAATCTGGTGCGCGACATGTACAAAGACCGGAGCATCGTGGAAAAATACGGACTCACGCTGGCGAATACGATGAATATCGGCCGGCTGCTCCCCCAGGTGTTCTTCTACATGTTCGCCTTCACCCGGCTGAGGCGAAAGGTTCGCGGCGATATTTTTTATGCCGTTCCTTCCGGAAATTACGGAAACCTCGTCGCGGGTTTATACGCGTGGAAGTTTTCGCTGCCGGTGAACGGCTTTATCACCGACGCGACCGCGGGCCTTTCCTGCGACGCAACCGGCCGCTGTTCCTGTCTCGATTCGATGGTTCCCCTCATGCGGCGCGGACCGGCCGATCCCGCAAGCCCGTCGAATCTCGAACGGCTTGAACAGGTTTTCGAGGTTAATCCGCTCATGCTTAGGGGTTTGGTTTTTCCGGCCGAAGTAAAGCCGGATGCTATCTCCGGCCTGATGTTCGACGCGTGGAAAAAGTACGGCGTAATGCTGGACAGCGCGACTGCCGCGGCCTACGGCGCTTCTTTCGGAATGCAGGATAGAATCAACTCTGACGAGGGAACCGTGGTTCTCGTGTCGAAGGATCACCCTGCGTTCGAGTCGGACAAATTGCGGGTTGCCTGCGGCCAGTCTCCGGAACAGCCGGAATTTCTGAAGCTTGCGAGGGAACCGATACAAGGCGCGCGTCTTATTGCCAAAGACAAGTCCGTGCTGGAGTCCATCTTGAAGGACTTTGCCTGA